The Humulus lupulus chromosome 3, drHumLupu1.1, whole genome shotgun sequence genome window below encodes:
- the LOC133821154 gene encoding uncharacterized protein LOC133821154 isoform X1: MVVEVSTSVMLKVFLMFSRMTLFLILCAGMHLDSDLVMLSLKEIGKLKAASKRRGKILGVQAISHERLLLLFAFCKRCVDVTGAYSALKTELNISLTAIGLLWTTTGFIAKRITHGPVEERETGI, encoded by the exons ATGGTTGTTGAAGTAAGTACATCTGTGATGCTGAAAGTTTTCTTAATGTTTTCTAGGATGACATTGTTCTTAATTCTTTGTGCAGGCATGCACTTAGACTCTGATCTAGTGATGTTAAGCTTGAAGGAAATTGGAAAACTCAAG GCTGCCTCCAAGAGAAGAGGCAAAATACTTGGTGTGCAAGCAATCTCTCACGAGAGACTCTTACTTTTGTTTGCAttttgcaagag gtgtgtagatgtgactggagcttacagtgctctaaagacggagcttaacataagcttgacagcaataggccttttgtggactacaactggctttattgcaaagaggattacacatggacctgtggaagaaagggaaacaggtatatga
- the LOC133821154 gene encoding uncharacterized protein LOC133821154 isoform X2 gives MHLDSDLVMLSLKEIGKLKAASKRRGKILGVQAISHERLLLLFAFCKRCVDVTGAYSALKTELNISLTAIGLLWTTTGFIAKRITHGPVEERETGI, from the exons ATGCACTTAGACTCTGATCTAGTGATGTTAAGCTTGAAGGAAATTGGAAAACTCAAG GCTGCCTCCAAGAGAAGAGGCAAAATACTTGGTGTGCAAGCAATCTCTCACGAGAGACTCTTACTTTTGTTTGCAttttgcaagag gtgtgtagatgtgactggagcttacagtgctctaaagacggagcttaacataagcttgacagcaataggccttttgtggactacaactggctttattgcaaagaggattacacatggacctgtggaagaaagggaaacaggtatatga